The genomic segment AGGCAACCTCGCTCGTGCCACAACTTGCGACTTATCGGTGCCGTCGCCCTCGTGAAGAGTCCTTTTCGCTCGCCCTTCCTATACCTAAGCAACTATTTGATATGCCTCTACCCGGTACGCAGATCTTCAGCGCTGGCTGCatgctggcggtggctgtCGCGGCCATTGCCTACGGCATCGAACCCGCCAATGTAGATGCCTGCATAGCTCTCATGTACCCGCAGAGTGCTGGTTTCTTTGGTGCCATGGGTGCGGCCTGCGCCCTCGTCTTTGCCAACCTGGGCTCTGCCTACGGCGCGGCCAAGTctggcgtcggcgtcgcctACCTCGGCCTCACTGCCCCTGAAAAGATTATGCGCGGCATTGTACCAGTCGTCATGGCCGGTATCCTGGGTATCTATGGCCTTATTATTGCCGTCATCATCAACAACAACATCCACACGGAAGACACAAGCTACTCCTCCTACGCGGGCTACCTGCACCTCGGCGCAGGTCTCGCGGCGGGGCTCGCGGCGCTTGGCGCAGGTCTCTCCATCGGCGTCGTCGGGGACACTGCTGCTCGGGCGTATGGTAAACAGGACCAGATTTTCGTAGCGATGGTGCTAATGCTGATCTTTTCAGAGGCGCTGGGCTTATACGGGCTCATCATTGCGTTGCTGATGAACAACCAGGCGAACCGCTACACCGATCTCTGCAGTGTTGCttagaaaaaaagaaaggcagaaaacgtaggggaaaaaaaaaggcataACAACGGGGGTATGGCTGTCGTGGCAGGGTGAGGCCGAGAAGCTGTCGTCACCAAGGTTGGGCGGAGGTCGCTACAAGGAAACCTGCACCGCACTTACGTCGGAGTGGCTACAGAAAACACAGACCTCTTACCACCATGCAACCTGTCGCTGCCTGGCCACCGTAAAGAAGGCATCGGCTCTTCGCTTACTAAGCCTCCTCGCGTTTGCTGaactttgtgcgtgtgcgtagtCGTGCGGCTTCCCGCTCAGTTGAGGTCGTGGGCGGGGGACAGATCGTCGATGATCTGGGGTGAAGTCATCTTGGTGTCCCcctttaccccccccccgacccTACAGTCAGCCATCTCGCCGCCAGGTGCACCCCGCATCTCCCTGGTGCGTCTCATTTCGGCTGTGCGTGGTGAGGCCGGCGAGTTGTGCCTTTGCTGTTGTCTTTtactcttcctccctcactctgTTAGGGTCAGCCCGTTGCAGTTGCCCACCTGGCCGGTGTACAGTAAAGTCCTTAGCCGGTGCCTCTGTGTAGGACTTCGGCATTCCCCAGTTGGGCGCCGTCGCTAAGCTGCACTTTAGTTTCTCCcgcttgttttcttttcttcgctgcgTCCAcgctcacacccacacacggagagagtgtgtgggtgtgggtgtctttGTCGACTGGTGTGTTTGAGTATGTGGGTAGGTGTGGGACGGGACTAGAGGCAGGCATAGAGATGGTTCTCGGGTCCTATGCAGTCCTGGGGAAGGTGACTGGGCGATATCCTGATTTAGCTCTCGCTGTTGTTTCTTACTTTGCTTTGTGGTGAGGTTGATGGCGAGAAGGATCGAAGCACTCccgcagagagggggtgcTCTTGTCGTTCTTTTCACGCCACTCTATTGAGGTATGAAGTGCACTCCAACCCACCCCTCTCAGGCACACACGaacaaaaaggaagagaacaaaaTGGATGAGCAAACAGGCAGTGCGTAACAGGCTTCCTAAGTGGCTGGGCTCAGTGCCAGCCTGTGCTGCAAGAGGTCGATAAGGCAGAGCACGCAACACCTTCCACCACATGCATCCCCTTTCTAATAGTGGTCAGAACATGGAACTTCGTGGGGAAGGCTCTACGTTGCTCGAACGCTGCAGGGTTGCTTTACCTCAAGTGCCGCTGCGTTTCGGGCAGCGAGGCTGCACTCCAAAGAGCTTGCAGGAGTGGGAGGATCCTCGATGCTGTTCCACATGAGCCCGTGTGGGATTCGGGCCGACACGTGCCCAGGCGATGCGGCCGCcgttctcctcccctcctttcacAGATTCcactttctttcctcctcctccgccccccacccccctgtGCTCCCGTGTATGTGGCCGGCCACACTTGTACGCCGACCATCGCCGGCGTCGCCTGGAGACACCCACGACCGCACAAACACCGCGCATGTGCATCGCCTCCCAATCCCTAACATCAGCATAGCCGTGCGTGTGGGAGCGCCTACATGTGCAGGTGTTCCAGGGCAGACGAGGCCAGAATAGCCAGCACAGTCCCCACTGCCTTCCTGTcgcagtgggggggggggggctcatTCTTCTTTTCGGCACagccctctctttctctttaaTCGCCCTCGCCTACCCCACTTCTGGCCTTTCGTGGTAGTGTTTCTCACTCTCGTTTTCTTTGGTGGCGCGTCAGCTACCCGTTGCGCTTCGCTCACGCGCTCGGATGCACATACATCCCCTCACTCGGTGTTGTACGCACCATCTCAGTCgtcccctttttcttcccagTCTGTGATGTTATTGGCAGCTGTTTGGAATCCGGCACTCCGCTTtgtgttgtttgtttgttcgCTTGTGCTGGCGCATCggctgcccctcccccgtcttGTTTCAACGATGGGCGCCTTCCTGAAAGGCACCATAGGACAACTCACCGCTGACCGTCACTGGGGCGTGGATGACTTCGCCCCACTTCCCCATATGATACCGTCTCTCGATGCCTCTACTGTAGATCAGCAGTCGGCAGAATcgtatgcgtgtgggtgtctccACACCCTGCGCGCAGACaggtggaagaggggcaAACCAATACGGTGGTGCATCCCCGAAAACGTGAGCCTTACTGACATCTGTGGCagtgaagaaggcgctgccgagaagaaaaacaaagacagCGCTGAGGCTGACGTGCTGGCGAAGCTCATTTCAGCACTGTCCTCGCATTGGCTAGTTTCCTTCTCCATCGAAGGTCACAGCGAGGTGACGGCCTTGGATGTGCAGCAATGGGCAGCAAGGTTGGGGTCAAGTGCGCCAGCTAtggcgcctgctgcaccgtgGAGCAGCATTCGTATAGCGAACCTGAGCGGTTGTTCCCTGGGGGACGCTGGGGTGCAAGCCCTCCTCTCAAAAGTTTTCCCTACCTCCACTGCAGCCTCTGCATCGTCAGAAAAAGGACCCAGTGATGCTATGTCAGCGCCGCACCGAGCagttcttcctcttctcgaATCCTTAATACTCGACGGTGTAGGTCTGACAGACCGCGGTGCTGTATGGGTGACGTCTTACTTGAATGAGGTAGCACGGTGTATGGAAGATGCGCGTCCGGATAACACACGGGACGACgcgtccttctcttccagCAAGCGCTCTCTTCTGCATACACTCTCTCTGCAGCGTAATACACTAGGGGCCGTCGGGGTGCTGACGCTCCTGCACACCTCCCTCGTGAATCCATTGAGCACCGGCGGCCTACGCAGTCACATCGTAGAGACTGTAGATCTCTCCTGGAACTCTTTGACATCTGTGTCGTGCGGTTgtgatggagggggggagcacaGCTCGGCGGCCCGTCGGAAGCTTCTCATTGCGCTCGGCGCAGGCATGGTGCAATCCATCTCTGAAAGGCAACGTttggcaacagcagcagcagcagtacccCCGTGTTGCGGTGTCCTTCTCTTACAAGGCTGCGGTGTTGAGGAGGCTGATGTACGTGCTCTGTGCACTGACGGActcctctttgcttttctccaGCGTTTTCGGGAAGTAGCGTACAGTGAGATGCACGGCCCGTGGGACTCCCCGGCACGGCaggcctcgcagccgctttTTTTCGCACAGCTGACCAAAGTTGACCTTAGCCACAACCCCTACCTTGGCGATACTGGCGTCCAGCAACTACTGAGAGCTCTTCT from the Leishmania panamensis strain MHOM/PA/94/PSC-1 chromosome 28 sequence genome contains:
- a CDS encoding vacuolar type h+ ATPase subunit, putative (TriTrypDB/GeneDB-style sysID: LpmP.28.1240), with the translated sequence MPLPGTQIFSAGCMLAVAVAAIAYGIEPANVDACIALMYPQSAGFFGAMGAACALVFANLGSAYGAAKSGVGVAYLGLTAPEKIMRGIVPVVMAGILGIYGLIIAVIINNNIHTEDTSYSSYAGYLHLGAGLAAGLAALGAGLSIGVVGDTAARAYGKQDQIFVAMVLMLIFSEALGLYGLIIALLMNNQANRYTDLCSVA